The following proteins are co-located in the Nocardioides piscis genome:
- the ggt gene encoding gamma-glutamyltransferase, with the protein MRIAIPLATSALVAAMLAVAPHSTAEEPGGDAARPTAKIPTAVGHGGAVSTVDPEASAAALRILKKGGNAADAAVAAAAALGVTEPYSAGLGGGGYFVHYDGETGKVRTIDGRETAPARMPTDAFIDPATGKPYRFTPELVTSGVSVGVPGTPATWKRALKRFGTMSLARTLRPAIKIARRGFVVDETFRQQTLDNQKRFEAFWASRALFLPGGDAPQVGSVFRNRALARTYTKLARRGTDAFYTGKLARLMVRIVRDPRTTPSTDLPVPPGHLSRKDLKRYKVINQRATRVGYRGYDVFGMAPSSSGGTTVGEALNILERFDLGAMDAPRALHHYLEASALAFADRGKYVGDPAYVDVPTRDLLSDRFAAERACAINPNAAMAKPTAAGDVSSYDGVCGAPAARGAADADTENISTTNLTVADKWGDVVEYTLTIEQTGGSGMVVPRHGFLLNNELTDFSTVYDAADPNRIQPGKRPRSSMSPTIVLKDGKPFLALGSPGGSTIITTVLQMIINRIDLGMDLEQAIAAPRAAQRNTASVTAEPEFIAAYGPVLQTTYGHKLTPSGDAFTSASQIGAATAIEFGPGGLMTAVSEPVRRGGGSARVIDPR; encoded by the coding sequence ATGCGCATCGCCATACCGCTGGCCACGTCCGCCCTCGTCGCCGCCATGCTGGCGGTCGCCCCACATTCCACGGCTGAGGAGCCCGGCGGCGACGCCGCTCGTCCGACGGCCAAGATCCCGACCGCGGTCGGCCACGGCGGGGCTGTCTCGACGGTCGACCCCGAAGCCAGCGCGGCGGCGCTGCGGATCCTGAAGAAGGGCGGCAACGCGGCCGACGCAGCCGTGGCCGCGGCTGCTGCCCTGGGGGTGACCGAGCCCTACAGCGCCGGCCTCGGGGGTGGTGGCTACTTCGTCCACTACGACGGCGAGACCGGCAAGGTCCGCACCATCGACGGTCGCGAGACCGCCCCTGCCCGCATGCCCACCGACGCCTTCATCGATCCGGCGACCGGCAAGCCCTACCGCTTCACTCCCGAGCTGGTGACCAGCGGCGTCAGCGTCGGTGTCCCCGGCACCCCGGCGACCTGGAAGCGGGCGCTGAAGCGCTTCGGCACCATGTCCCTGGCCAGGACGCTGCGGCCCGCCATCAAGATCGCGCGTCGAGGGTTCGTCGTCGACGAGACCTTCCGGCAGCAGACGTTGGACAACCAGAAGCGCTTCGAGGCGTTCTGGGCCAGCCGCGCGTTGTTCCTGCCCGGCGGTGACGCCCCGCAGGTCGGCTCGGTGTTCCGCAACCGCGCGCTGGCGCGGACCTACACCAAGCTGGCGCGCCGGGGCACCGACGCGTTCTACACCGGCAAGCTCGCCCGGCTGATGGTGCGGATCGTCCGCGACCCGCGCACGACACCGAGCACCGACCTGCCCGTCCCGCCGGGACATCTCTCGCGCAAGGACCTCAAGCGCTACAAGGTGATCAACCAGCGGGCGACCCGCGTGGGCTACCGCGGCTATGACGTCTTCGGGATGGCCCCGTCCTCGTCGGGCGGGACGACCGTCGGTGAGGCCCTCAACATCCTCGAGCGGTTCGACCTCGGTGCCATGGACGCTCCCCGGGCCCTGCACCACTACCTCGAGGCCAGCGCGCTGGCGTTCGCCGACCGGGGGAAGTATGTCGGCGACCCGGCGTATGTCGACGTCCCCACCCGGGACCTGCTGAGCGACCGGTTCGCCGCGGAGCGTGCCTGCGCGATCAACCCCAACGCGGCGATGGCGAAGCCGACGGCGGCAGGCGACGTCAGCTCCTACGACGGCGTGTGCGGGGCCCCGGCGGCCCGCGGTGCCGCGGACGCCGACACCGAGAACATCTCGACGACCAACCTCACCGTCGCCGACAAGTGGGGCGACGTCGTCGAATACACGCTGACGATCGAGCAGACCGGCGGCTCCGGGATGGTGGTGCCCCGGCACGGCTTCCTGCTCAACAACGAGCTGACCGACTTCTCGACGGTCTATGACGCGGCCGACCCCAACCGCATCCAGCCCGGCAAGCGGCCGCGCTCGTCGATGAGCCCGACGATCGTGCTCAAGGACGGCAAGCCGTTCCTGGCGCTCGGCTCACCCGGCGGGTCCACGATCATCACCACGGTGCTGCAGATGATCATCAACCGGATCGACCTCGGCATGGACCTCGAGCAGGCGATCGCGGCCCCGCGTGCAGCGCAGCGCAACACCGCGAGCGTCACCGCCGAGCCGGAGTTCATCGCCGCCTACGGTCCGGTGCTGCAGACGACCTACGGCCACAAGCTGACCCCCTCGGGCGACGCGTTCACGAGCGC
- the miaA gene encoding tRNA (adenosine(37)-N6)-dimethylallyltransferase MiaA: protein MSASAPVIVAIVGATASGKTGLSLDLAERLGGEVVNTDAMQVYRGMDIGTAKLPPEQRRGIAHHLLDRLDVTEPLTVAHFQGWARGEIAEIRGRDHNPVLVGGSALYVRAVIDRFEFPGTDESLRRELEAELAAKGHRALHERLSDLDPDAAAKILPENGRRIVRALEVIALTGRPYSATLPTLEHLDPRTVQIGVDIDRPTLAARIDRRVRQMYADGLLDEVERLLDAGLAQGRTASRAIGYADAVAHLRGDLTRGEAIERTIVATRQFARRQDQWFRKDPRVVWVRHDDPDRLDRALETVAALHP, encoded by the coding sequence ATGTCCGCGTCGGCCCCTGTCATCGTCGCGATCGTCGGGGCGACGGCGTCGGGCAAGACCGGCCTGAGCCTCGACCTGGCCGAACGACTGGGCGGAGAGGTCGTCAACACCGACGCGATGCAGGTCTATCGCGGGATGGACATCGGTACGGCGAAGCTGCCGCCCGAGCAGCGGCGCGGGATCGCCCACCACCTGCTCGACCGCCTCGACGTGACCGAGCCCCTGACAGTGGCGCACTTCCAGGGCTGGGCGCGCGGGGAGATCGCCGAGATCCGCGGCCGTGACCACAACCCGGTCCTGGTTGGCGGAAGCGCGCTCTATGTCCGGGCCGTGATCGACCGCTTCGAGTTCCCGGGCACCGACGAGTCGCTGCGCCGCGAGCTGGAGGCCGAGCTCGCCGCGAAGGGGCACCGCGCGCTGCACGAGCGGCTGTCCGACCTCGACCCCGACGCGGCCGCGAAGATCCTCCCCGAGAACGGTCGTCGGATCGTCCGGGCGCTCGAGGTGATCGCACTGACCGGTCGCCCGTATTCGGCCACGCTGCCGACGCTCGAGCACCTTGACCCGCGCACCGTCCAGATCGGCGTCGACATCGACCGCCCGACCCTGGCCGCGCGGATCGACCGGCGCGTCCGCCAGATGTATGCCGATGGGCTCCTCGACGAGGTCGAGCGACTGCTCGACGCCGGGCTCGCGCAGGGCCGGACCGCGAGCCGTGCGATCGGCTACGCCGACGCCGTTGCACACCTGCGCGGTGACCTGACCCGGGGCGAGGCGATCGAGCGGACGATCGTGGCGACGCGTCAGTTCGCCCGCCGGCAGGACCAGTGGTTCCGCAAGGACCCCCGTGTCGTCTGGGTGCGCCACGACGATCCCGACAGGCTCGATCGCGCGCTGGAGACGGTCGCTGCCCTCCACCCCTGA
- a CDS encoding NUDIX domain-containing protein: protein MTSFAVIPASYIFLMRDGDDGPEVLLQLRQGTPYMDGHWAAAAAGHVERGETAYAAAHREAVEELGITDIDLRFEFTMQRTAHDAPIDERVDFFFTARSWAGEPRIVEPEKCGELRWCRLDALPHPMVPHEAHAIANLGGDQRYLVHGFDH, encoded by the coding sequence GTGACGAGCTTCGCGGTGATCCCCGCCTCCTACATCTTCTTGATGCGTGACGGCGACGACGGCCCCGAGGTGCTGCTCCAGCTGCGCCAGGGCACGCCCTACATGGACGGCCACTGGGCAGCAGCAGCCGCCGGCCACGTGGAGCGGGGCGAGACGGCGTATGCCGCGGCGCACCGCGAGGCGGTCGAGGAGCTCGGCATCACCGACATCGACCTGAGGTTCGAGTTCACGATGCAGCGCACCGCGCACGACGCACCCATCGACGAACGGGTCGACTTCTTCTTCACCGCCCGCTCCTGGGCGGGCGAGCCCCGCATCGTCGAGCCGGAGAAGTGCGGCGAGCTGCGCTGGTGCCGGCTCGACGCCCTGCCCCACCCGATGGTCCCCCACGAGGCGCACGCGATCGCCAACCTCGGCGGCGACCAGCGCTACCTGGTCCACGGCTTCGACCACTGA
- a CDS encoding type IV toxin-antitoxin system AbiEi family antitoxin domain-containing protein, translating into MTDDGFAELLDLQSGVISRRQVLALGLRPHDLKRMERQRELVRLHPRVYVNHTGEPTWLQRAWAGVLFAWPAALSHDSAIRAVDGPGRRGRSDSVIHLAIDRDRSLVLPPGLRLHRLAGFHGKVQWNASPPRVRLEEATIDVAAEAPDDFAAIAALAAAVQSRRTRADRLTTALAGRSRIARRDFMAGVLADIAAGTCSVLEQGYLDLVERPHGLPVASRQVRDSLSGPVYRDVVYDGLDQVVELDGRLFHDSADDRDADLERDLDAAVAGLATLRLGWGQVFRTGCRTGVRIGRLLRARGWTGQEHACPGCDDAWPMTG; encoded by the coding sequence ATGACCGATGACGGCTTCGCCGAGCTGCTCGACCTGCAGTCGGGGGTGATCTCACGGCGTCAGGTGCTGGCGCTCGGCCTGCGCCCCCACGACCTGAAGCGGATGGAGCGGCAGCGCGAGCTCGTTCGCCTGCACCCGCGCGTCTATGTCAACCACACCGGTGAGCCGACCTGGCTGCAACGAGCGTGGGCCGGCGTCCTGTTCGCCTGGCCCGCTGCGCTGAGCCACGACTCGGCCATCCGAGCCGTCGACGGGCCGGGCCGGCGAGGACGCAGTGACAGCGTCATCCACCTCGCGATCGACCGTGACCGCTCGCTCGTCCTGCCGCCGGGCCTCCGCCTCCATCGACTGGCCGGGTTCCACGGCAAGGTGCAGTGGAACGCATCACCTCCGCGTGTCCGCCTCGAAGAGGCCACGATCGACGTCGCAGCCGAGGCACCCGACGACTTCGCCGCGATTGCTGCTCTCGCCGCCGCAGTCCAGTCTCGACGGACACGAGCCGACAGGCTGACCACCGCCCTCGCAGGCCGCTCCCGAATCGCCAGGCGCGACTTCATGGCCGGTGTGCTGGCAGACATCGCAGCCGGGACCTGCTCGGTCCTCGAACAGGGCTACCTCGACCTCGTGGAGCGTCCGCACGGCCTGCCCGTCGCCAGCCGTCAGGTCCGGGACTCGCTCAGCGGTCCGGTCTATCGCGACGTGGTCTATGACGGTCTCGACCAGGTCGTGGAACTGGACGGCCGGCTGTTCCACGACTCCGCCGACGACCGCGACGCCGACCTGGAGCGCGACCTGGACGCCGCCGTGGCGGGGCTCGCCACGCTGCGGCTGGGCTGGGGCCAGGTGTTCCGGACCGGCTGCCGAACCGGGGTCAGGATCGGGCGCCTGCTCAGGGCTCGCGGCTGGACGGGGCAGGAGCACGCGTGCCCCGGGTGCGACGACGCCTGGCCGATGACGGGCTAA
- a CDS encoding amino acid ABC transporter ATP-binding protein has translation MTTLEQEPRSAERGEPLVVLEGVQKHFGALHALKDIDLTVTRGEVVVVIGPSGSGKSTLCRAINRLETIDAGKISLDGKDLPQEGKALAALRAEVGMVFQSFNLFAHKTILENVTLGPIKVRGLKKDEAEKKARELLDRVGVEHQADKYPAQLSGGQQQRVAIARALAMEPKVMLFDEPTSALDPEMIKEVLDVMVDLAKQGMTMVVVTHEMGFARTAADRVVFMADGAIVEEGTPEQFFTNPSSDRAKDFLGKILKH, from the coding sequence ATGACCACGTTGGAGCAGGAGCCTCGTTCGGCCGAGCGGGGCGAGCCCCTCGTCGTGCTCGAAGGGGTGCAGAAGCACTTCGGTGCGCTGCACGCCCTCAAGGACATCGACCTGACCGTCACCCGGGGCGAGGTGGTCGTGGTGATCGGCCCGTCGGGCTCCGGCAAGTCGACGCTGTGCCGGGCCATCAACCGCCTCGAGACCATCGACGCGGGGAAGATCAGCCTCGACGGCAAGGATCTCCCCCAGGAGGGCAAGGCGCTCGCAGCGCTGCGTGCCGAGGTCGGGATGGTCTTCCAGAGCTTCAACCTCTTCGCCCACAAGACGATCCTCGAGAACGTCACCCTCGGCCCGATCAAGGTCCGCGGGCTCAAGAAGGACGAGGCGGAGAAGAAGGCGCGCGAGCTGCTCGACCGGGTCGGCGTCGAGCACCAGGCGGACAAATATCCTGCCCAGCTCTCCGGCGGCCAGCAGCAGCGTGTCGCCATCGCCCGTGCGCTGGCGATGGAGCCCAAGGTCATGCTCTTCGACGAGCCGACCTCGGCGCTCGACCCGGAGATGATCAAGGAGGTCCTCGACGTCATGGTCGACCTGGCCAAGCAGGGGATGACGATGGTCGTGGTGACCCACGAGATGGGCTTCGCCCGCACCGCCGCCGACCGGGTCGTCTTCATGGCCGACGGCGCCATCGTCGAGGAAGGCACCCCGGAGCAGTTCTTCACCAACCCCAGCTCTGATCGGGCCAAGGACTTCCTCGGCAAGATCCTCAAGCACTGA
- a CDS encoding glutamate ABC transporter substrate-binding protein has protein sequence MRFIRTKAAVAVAGLTLSLAACGDAGSDSEGPDVEVKEDAASEFDDGTRMKELAEAGAIKIGVKYDQPGLGFKDAASDTPEGFDVEMAKILAADLGIAEDDVEWVETISDNREPFLQDGTVDLVLASYSITDDRREVVGQAGPYMITGQQLLVKSDSDIESVEDVKGKEVCSVTGSTSLETIEAKGAKGVGLDTYSDCAQKVLDGSVEAMTTDGSILAGLAAQNEGELKVVGEEFSEERIGVGYPKDRPEMCQWIVDTLTEANEDGDWEAAFESTLGPSGVDTPEFPEMDACES, from the coding sequence ATGCGATTCATCAGAACCAAGGCCGCGGTCGCGGTTGCCGGTCTGACCCTCTCGCTCGCCGCGTGCGGTGACGCGGGCAGCGACAGCGAAGGCCCCGACGTGGAGGTCAAGGAGGATGCCGCCTCGGAGTTCGACGACGGCACCCGGATGAAGGAGCTGGCCGAGGCCGGAGCCATCAAGATCGGCGTCAAGTACGACCAGCCGGGTCTTGGCTTCAAGGACGCCGCCAGCGACACGCCCGAGGGCTTTGACGTCGAGATGGCCAAGATCCTCGCCGCCGACCTCGGCATCGCCGAGGACGACGTCGAGTGGGTCGAGACGATCTCGGACAACCGCGAGCCCTTCCTGCAGGACGGGACCGTCGACCTCGTGCTCGCCTCCTACTCCATCACCGACGACCGTCGCGAGGTGGTCGGCCAGGCCGGTCCCTACATGATCACCGGCCAGCAGCTGCTGGTGAAGTCCGACAGCGACATCGAGAGCGTCGAGGACGTCAAGGGCAAGGAGGTCTGCTCGGTGACCGGCTCGACCTCGCTGGAGACCATCGAGGCCAAGGGCGCCAAGGGCGTCGGCCTGGACACCTACTCCGACTGCGCCCAGAAGGTGCTCGACGGATCGGTCGAGGCCATGACCACCGACGGCTCCATCCTGGCCGGCCTCGCCGCGCAGAACGAGGGCGAGCTGAAGGTCGTCGGTGAGGAGTTCTCCGAGGAGCGCATCGGCGTCGGCTACCCCAAGGACCGGCCGGAGATGTGCCAGTGGATCGTCGACACGCTGACCGAGGCGAACGAGGACGGCGACTGGGAGGCTGCGTTCGAGTCCACGCTCGGCCCGTCGGGTGTCGACACACCCGAGTTCCCCGAGATGGACGCTTGCGAGTCCTGA
- a CDS encoding amino acid ABC transporter permease → MQVIIDNFDVVLKAFAYTIALFLSSGLVALVLGTILVAMRVGPVAVMRKASAVYVTLVRNTPLLIVLMFMAIAAPKIGINFRWLDVQIGELSFTSFFGAAFIGLALYTSTFVCEALRSGVNAVPLGQAEAARAIGLPFGGVMTQVVLPQAVRASVPPLASTMIALLKNTSVAAVFGVAEAVSRMRALTNNNASDRWEIFIVFALGYIILVELISAIAIFLERRWRVA, encoded by the coding sequence GTGCAGGTGATCATCGACAACTTCGACGTCGTCCTGAAGGCGTTCGCCTACACGATCGCGCTGTTCCTCAGCAGCGGACTGGTCGCCCTTGTCCTCGGCACCATCCTCGTCGCGATGAGGGTCGGGCCCGTCGCCGTCATGCGCAAGGCATCGGCTGTCTACGTCACGCTCGTGCGCAACACCCCGCTGCTGATCGTGCTCATGTTCATGGCCATCGCAGCACCCAAGATCGGCATCAACTTCAGGTGGCTCGACGTCCAGATCGGCGAGCTCAGCTTCACCTCCTTCTTCGGCGCCGCCTTCATCGGCCTTGCGCTCTACACCTCGACCTTCGTGTGTGAGGCGCTCCGCTCCGGCGTCAACGCCGTGCCGCTGGGTCAGGCCGAGGCCGCCCGCGCGATCGGCCTCCCGTTCGGCGGTGTGATGACGCAGGTGGTCCTCCCGCAGGCAGTCCGCGCCTCGGTGCCACCGCTCGCCTCCACGATGATCGCGCTGCTCAAGAACACCTCGGTCGCCGCCGTCTTCGGCGTCGCCGAAGCCGTGTCCCGGATGCGAGCCCTCACCAACAACAACGCCAGCGACAGGTGGGAGATCTTCATCGTGTTCGCCCTGGGCTACATCATCCTCGTCGAGCTCATCTCGGCCATCGCGATCTTCCTCGAGCGCCGCTGGAGGGTCGCATGA
- a CDS encoding amino acid ABC transporter permease, translated as MSNVSVLYDAPGPRTVTRHRLYTVLTSVALLAAVAFAVWRLWETGQLAGEKWEFAVTPRYIEAILVDGLLKTLQMAALAIVAAVVFGLVFGIGKLSEHRPIRWVCWVVVEFFRAVPVLMLMILGFFAIFGSMDNVSSRAYWSVVLALMLYNGSVLAEVFRAGVLAVPKGQGEAAYAIGMRKTQVMGQVLLPQGVKIMIPAIISQCVVALKDTSLGYYILAPGLTYLVKPLYQSFNNHVAVIVVIGGIYVLVNLLLTWLATWVQRRFVGEKKVLEVSNLAAVGGGAPV; from the coding sequence ATGAGCAACGTGAGCGTCCTCTACGACGCACCAGGGCCGCGAACCGTCACGCGACACCGCCTCTACACGGTGCTGACCTCGGTGGCGCTCCTCGCCGCCGTCGCCTTCGCCGTCTGGCGACTGTGGGAGACCGGCCAGCTCGCCGGGGAGAAGTGGGAGTTCGCCGTCACGCCCCGCTACATCGAGGCCATCCTGGTCGACGGATTGTTGAAGACGCTGCAGATGGCGGCCCTGGCCATCGTCGCGGCCGTCGTCTTCGGGCTGGTGTTCGGCATCGGCAAGCTCTCTGAGCACCGTCCGATCCGCTGGGTGTGCTGGGTGGTCGTCGAGTTCTTCCGCGCCGTACCCGTGCTGATGCTGATGATCCTGGGGTTCTTCGCGATCTTCGGGAGCATGGACAACGTCTCCAGCCGTGCCTACTGGTCCGTCGTGCTGGCGCTGATGCTCTACAACGGCTCGGTGCTGGCCGAGGTCTTCCGCGCCGGCGTGCTGGCCGTGCCGAAGGGGCAGGGCGAGGCGGCCTATGCGATCGGCATGCGCAAGACGCAGGTGATGGGGCAGGTGCTGCTTCCCCAGGGCGTGAAGATCATGATCCCGGCGATCATCAGCCAGTGCGTGGTGGCTCTCAAGGACACCAGCCTGGGCTACTACATCCTCGCGCCCGGCCTCACCTACCTGGTCAAGCCGCTCTACCAGTCCTTCAACAACCACGTCGCGGTCATCGTCGTGATCGGCGGGATCTACGTCCTGGTCAACCTGTTGCTGACGTGGCTGGCGACCTGGGTGCAGCGCAGGTTCGTCGGCGAGAAGAAGGTGCTCGAGGTCTCCAACCTCGCCGCGGTCGGTGGCGGCGCTCCGGTCTAG
- a CDS encoding hotdog fold domain-containing protein — MSQVLKLWNTTTAIPVVGKRLFSVAFAQKAPYFATIRPRFTVIEPNRAELVIPKRRGVHNHIKTVHAIALCNGLEAAMGALAEATIPADKRWIPKGMDIAYTAKATSDITCIAETDPEQWTSGDPDLHVRVRGEREDGVVVIEGVIKLWVTPKAR; from the coding sequence ATGAGCCAGGTGCTGAAGCTGTGGAACACCACGACCGCCATCCCCGTCGTCGGCAAGCGACTGTTCTCGGTCGCCTTCGCCCAGAAGGCGCCCTACTTCGCCACGATCCGGCCGCGCTTCACCGTGATCGAGCCCAACCGTGCCGAGCTGGTGATCCCCAAGCGCCGCGGCGTGCACAACCACATCAAGACGGTGCACGCGATCGCGCTCTGCAACGGGCTCGAGGCCGCGATGGGCGCGCTCGCCGAGGCCACGATCCCGGCCGACAAGCGCTGGATCCCCAAGGGCATGGACATCGCCTACACCGCCAAGGCCACCAGTGACATCACCTGCATCGCCGAGACCGACCCCGAGCAGTGGACGTCCGGCGACCCTGACCTCCACGTCCGCGTGCGGGGCGAGCGCGAGGACGGTGTCGTCGTGATCGAGGGCGTGATCAAGCTCTGGGTGACGCCGAAGGCGCGCTAG
- a CDS encoding TetR/AcrR family transcriptional regulator yields MTAAERREQLIAVARTLFAERGFEGTAIEEVAARATVSKPIVYEHFGGKEGLYAVVVDREVQSLLAIMRASLTGETSRIILEQAALALLQYVEENSEGFQILVRDSPSGAPTFQSILGDVASRVEGLLSETFSRTGLNTKHAPMYAQMLVGMVSFTGQWWLDTRKPAREVVAAHVVNMAWNGLSGLDADPVLFSAEPTAAADPA; encoded by the coding sequence ATGACCGCGGCCGAACGCCGGGAGCAGCTCATCGCGGTGGCCCGCACCCTCTTCGCCGAGCGCGGCTTCGAAGGCACGGCGATCGAGGAGGTCGCAGCCCGGGCGACGGTGTCCAAGCCGATCGTCTATGAGCACTTCGGCGGCAAGGAAGGCCTCTATGCCGTGGTCGTGGACCGCGAGGTCCAGTCGCTGCTCGCGATCATGCGCGCCTCGCTCACCGGTGAGACGTCGCGCATCATCCTGGAGCAGGCGGCGCTCGCGCTCTTGCAGTATGTCGAGGAGAACTCCGAGGGCTTCCAGATCCTGGTCCGCGACAGCCCGTCAGGCGCGCCGACCTTCCAGTCGATCCTCGGCGACGTGGCGTCTCGGGTCGAGGGCCTGCTCAGCGAGACGTTCAGCCGGACGGGCCTGAACACCAAGCACGCGCCGATGTATGCCCAGATGCTGGTCGGCATGGTCTCGTTCACCGGCCAGTGGTGGCTCGACACCCGCAAGCCGGCCCGCGAGGTCGTCGCTGCCCACGTGGTGAACATGGCCTGGAACGGCCTCTCCGGCCTCGACGCCGACCCGGTGCTGTTCTCCGCCGAGCCGACCGCAGCGGCCGACCCTGCGTGA
- a CDS encoding ABC-F family ATP-binding cassette domain-containing protein: protein MANLINLEKVSKAYGIRPLLSEVSLGISVGERIGIVGRNGDGKTTLLEVMTGLEEPDAGRVSMNRGVEIGYLHQGDELVDTHSVREAVLGGRADHEWLADSTMRGVVTELLAGVSLDRPVLGLSGGERRRCSLAALLLGEHDLIILDEPTNHLDVEAVAWLAGHLVTRSSALVVVTHDRWFLDEVCQTTWEVHDGVVDSYEGGYASFVLAKAERQRQAGASEQRRQQLVKKELAWLRRGAPARTAKPKFRIEAANQLIEDVPPPRDRMELQRFAAQRLGKDVIDVEHVDLHRGERQLLDDATWRLGPGDRVGIVGVNGAGKTSVLSLIAGTLQPTKGRVKHGRTIAMEHLTQALDDVDPNGRVLPTIEAIARVTRTATGSDITATSMLERFGFTGDKLTARLGDLSGGERRRFQLLKLLLNEPNVLLLDEPTNDLDIDTLNVLEDFLDGWPGTLIVVSHDRYFLERVTDSVWALLGDGQISMLPRGVDEYLERRAAGLATSASAAPAASTSGSGKAKAGSAGERDARKALARLEKQIARIDIREKALNEQLAANLTDIDLLADLGKQLSVLQGEKETLELEWLEASEVLEG, encoded by the coding sequence ATGGCAAACCTGATCAACCTCGAAAAGGTCTCCAAGGCCTACGGCATCCGACCACTGCTGAGCGAGGTGTCCCTCGGGATCAGCGTCGGTGAGCGCATCGGGATCGTCGGTCGCAACGGGGACGGCAAGACCACGCTGCTGGAGGTGATGACGGGCCTCGAGGAGCCGGACGCCGGCCGGGTCTCGATGAACCGGGGTGTCGAGATCGGCTATCTCCACCAGGGCGACGAGCTGGTCGACACCCACTCGGTGCGCGAGGCCGTGCTGGGAGGGCGCGCCGACCACGAGTGGCTGGCCGACTCGACGATGCGCGGCGTCGTCACCGAGCTGCTGGCGGGCGTCTCGCTCGACCGTCCCGTCCTGGGGCTCTCGGGCGGGGAGCGTCGTCGGTGCTCACTGGCCGCGCTGCTGCTGGGCGAGCACGACCTCATCATCCTCGACGAGCCGACCAACCACCTCGACGTCGAGGCCGTCGCCTGGCTCGCCGGACACCTCGTCACGCGCAGCTCGGCCCTGGTCGTCGTCACCCACGACCGGTGGTTCCTCGACGAGGTCTGCCAGACGACGTGGGAGGTCCACGACGGCGTCGTCGACTCCTACGAGGGCGGCTACGCCTCGTTCGTCCTGGCCAAGGCGGAGCGTCAGCGCCAGGCCGGCGCCTCCGAGCAGCGACGCCAGCAGCTCGTCAAGAAGGAGCTCGCCTGGCTGCGTCGCGGGGCCCCCGCACGGACCGCGAAGCCGAAGTTCCGCATCGAGGCGGCCAACCAGCTGATCGAGGACGTGCCGCCGCCGCGCGACCGGATGGAGCTGCAGCGCTTCGCCGCCCAGCGGCTCGGCAAGGACGTCATCGACGTCGAGCACGTCGACCTGCACCGCGGTGAGCGCCAGCTGCTCGACGACGCCACCTGGCGCCTGGGCCCCGGCGACCGGGTCGGCATCGTGGGGGTCAACGGTGCGGGCAAGACCTCGGTGCTGTCGCTGATCGCCGGCACCCTCCAACCCACCAAGGGGCGCGTCAAGCACGGTCGCACCATCGCGATGGAGCACCTGACCCAGGCCCTCGACGACGTCGATCCCAACGGACGGGTGCTGCCGACGATCGAGGCGATCGCGCGCGTCACCCGCACCGCGACCGGGTCGGACATCACCGCGACCTCCATGCTCGAGCGCTTCGGCTTCACCGGCGACAAGCTGACCGCCCGGCTCGGCGACCTCTCCGGTGGGGAGCGGCGCCGTTTCCAGCTGCTCAAGCTGCTGCTCAACGAGCCCAACGTGCTGCTGCTCGACGAGCCGACCAACGACCTCGACATCGACACCCTCAACGTGCTCGAGGACTTCCTCGACGGCTGGCCCGGAACCCTGATCGTGGTCTCCCACGACCGCTACTTCCTCGAGCGCGTCACCGACTCGGTGTGGGCGCTGCTGGGTGACGGCCAGATCTCGATGCTGCCGCGCGGGGTCGATGAATACCTCGAGCGTCGCGCGGCGGGGCTCGCGACGTCCGCCTCGGCCGCGCCTGCCGCTTCCACCTCGGGCTCGGGCAAGGCCAAGGCCGGCTCGGCGGGGGAGCGCGACGCCCGCAAGGCGCTGGCTCGCCTGGAGAAGCAGATCGCGCGCATCGACATACGCGAGAAGGCGCTCAACGAGCAGCTGGCGGCCAACCTGACCGACATCGACCTCCTCGCCGACCTCGGCAAGCAGCTCAGCGTGCTGCAGGGCGAGAAGGAGACCCTCGAGCTGGAGTGGCTGGAGGCCTCGGAGGTCCTCGAGGGCTGA